GTCCCTTTCCCAACTCACCCTGAAGTAGATTGAGGCTATGTCTTCAACAGGATAGGTTGTGACCATAGAGGGTGTTCCATTGCAAACTCCCCCTGAAGTAGATTGAgggacaggttgtgaccataAGCGATGTCCCATTGCAAACTTCTTCTGAAGCAGATTGAGGCATTGTCTTCAacaggacaggttgtgaccataAGCGATGTCCCATTGCAAACTTCCCCTGAAGTAGATGAGGCAATAATGTCTTCAACAGGTCAGATGGTGACCATAAAGCGATATCCCATTGCAAACTTCTCCTGAAGCAGATTGAGACAACGTCTTCAataggacaggttgtgaccacACACTGTGTGCCATTTGCCAACTCTCCCTGAAGTTGATTGAGGCAGTGTTCACCACGACAGGTTGTGATCATAAGGTTGGGTGTCCTATCGCCAAATCTCCTTGACGTAGATTGAGGCAGTGTCTACAATATGACAGTTGTGACCACACAGGGTGTTTCATTCTCAACTCCCCCTACAGTAGATATTGATGTCTTCAGTAAAGATAGGTTGTgaacatacagggtgtcccttCCCAACTATCCCTTAAATGGACATTGAGGCAATGACTTCAATAAGACAGGTCATGACAAAACTGGTTGTCCCATTGTTAACTCTCCCTTTATTAGATATTGAGGTCTTCAATAAGATAGGTCGTGACCATACTGAGTGTCCCTTTCCAACTATCCCTTCAGTGTATATTGAAGCAAGGTCTTCGTTATAGATAGTCTTTGTGACCATGATGCAGATTTGCATGTAGTATAGACTGGCTGTTGCACAGAAGACTGGTCGCTCTTTTAGGACCATAGTATGTGCCCGGACAGCAACCATCGGTCGAACCTGCTGGCAGATGAGAAATGCGAGGGGCAGTGATGTGCATCGGCAGCCCCAGGAGATGTagttccctgtctttcacaactccTGGCTGATGTCGCAAGAGGAATTCTCCTGCCTTTCCCAAgttgcggctggtgtagcagtaggAATTGTTCCCTGTCTTTCCGAACTTGTGGCTCAAGCAGCCGGGGGAATAGTTCCCTGCCTTTGCCAAcgtgtggcttgtgtagcaggaagaATGATTCTCTCTCTCTCACAACATTGGGCTGGTACTACTGAACTACAGTTcccggtctttcacaaccggtggaATAGTGCCCTGTCTTTTGCAACTGGCGGCTGGTGTGGCCCTTTCTTCCGCAACTTAATCTCCAGTCTCTCACAATTAAGCTGTAGCCGATGAAGCAGGCGTACAGTTctcagtctttcacaaccggtttCTGATGTAGCAAGAGGTAGTCtgatcccctgtctttcaccgtgtctttcacaacctgtagctgcTGGCGGAGCTGGAGGAATGGTCGCCTGTCTTCAACGACGAATGAAAGGAGTGGAATGACTTTGGCGAGAGGAATGTCTTTGTATGTGGCAAGAGGAATGTCTTTGGCTGGAGGAACGGCTCAGTCTTTCCGAACCAgcggctggtgaagcaggaggaatagtcccctgtctttaacAACATGTGACTAGTGTAGCAGGAAGAGCCCCCGTCTTTTATAGCTCATTGTGGCTGGGTGTCACAGTAGAAATAGTCCCCTgcttttcacaacctgtggatCAAGTAGCTGGAGGAATAGTTCCCTGTTATCCGAACATGTGGCCTCTGTATCAGGAAAATGTCATCTGCATATATGTATGACAACTTGCAGAAAGAATAGTCCCCTGTCACTCGCATCCTTTGGCTGAAACAGCAAGATATTTTTTACAcccggtctttcacaaccggctGAATAGTCTCTTGTCTTTTAGAACTGGCaattggtgtagcaggagggatAGTCCCCCGTCTTTTACAACTTAATTCGCTGTCTCTTACAGCCTGTAGCCGTTGCAACAGGAGTACAGTTTCCGGCGGTCTTTCACAACAGGTTGCTAATGTAGGAAGaggtagtcccctgtctttcaccaaCCGTGGCTGGTGAAGCACGAGGAGTAttcccctgtctttcataacCTGTAGCTGCTGGCGGAGCAGGAGGGATGGTTGCCTGTCTTCCACAACGAACGTGGCGAGAGGAATGTCTTTGTTATTGGAAGGAGGGGAATGTCTTTGGCTGGAGGAACGTCAACTCTCTGTCTTTCCAAACCAGCGGCTGGTGAAGCAGGCGGAATAGTACCCTGTCTTTAACAACATGTGGCTAGTGTAGCAGGAAGAGCCCTTGTGGCTAGGTGTAACAGTAGAAATAGTCCCCTGACTTTCAGAACTTGTGGATCAAGTAGTTGGAGAAATAGTTCCCTATTATCCAAATTTGTGGATTGTGTAGCAGGACGATGTCATCTGCATATATATATGACAACTTACAGAAAGAATAGTCACCTGTAACTCACAACCTTTGGCTATGACACAGCGGGATATTTTAAACAcccggtctttcacaaccggtgatACAGTCTCATGTCTTTTAGATCTGGTagttggtgtagcaggaggaatagtcccccaTCTTTTACAGCTTTATCCTCTGCTCTTACAACCTGTAGCCAGTAAAGCAGGAGTACACTTTCCGGGTGGTTGATGGAGCAGGAGGTATTGTCCACTGTCTTTCACAAACTCTGGCCAGTGTAGCAGGAAGAATAGTTCCCTGTCTTCGACAACCTGTAGCTGGTGGAGCATGAGGTatatagtcccctgtctttcacaacctgtagaTGGTCTAGTAGGAGgagtagtcccctgtctttcacaacctgtagccGGTGGAGCAGGCGGTTTGTCTCAGGCCGCAAACATCAATGGGCCTCTCCAGGTGACAAGTGAGTAGAGTGACGGTCTGTGGCAGCCAACAGCGAGCCACTGGCAATGGAGGACCATAACTATCGTTCGGCTGCAGGTGAGTGCATGGCCACTGGGGGACAGTCCACTGATTCTGCCCATTATTAGCCTCCAGTGTGTCATCCATTCTTACTGCCAGGGCAGTAGAGACGGGTTGTTACATTGAAGACTGGTCATTCAGTGAGCTGAGAGCTAATTCCTATATAGAGACTGGTTGTTACAATGAAGACAAGTGGTCGCTCTTTGAGGACCAATTGCTACACAGTGGAGAGACTGTTTGTTTCATCGAAGTCAAGGCATTCCTTGAAAACCAATTACTCAGCGGAGACTGGTTGTTGACGGGTCATTGAAGACTGGTCGCTCATTAAGGACCAAATGTTACACTTGAGTGGAGAGATTGGTTGTTACATTGAAGCATGGTCGCTCTTTGAGGACCAATGGCTACACAGTGGAGAGACTGTTTGTTTCATGGAAGTCAAGGCACTCCTTGAAGACCAATTACTCAGCGGAGACTGGTTGTTGACTGGTCATTGAAGACTGGTCGCTCTTTGAGGACCAAATGTTACACTTGAGTGGAAAGATTGGTTGTTACATTGAAGCCTGGTCGCTCTTTGAGGACCAATTGCTACACAGTGGAGAGACTGGTTGTTTCATCGAAGTCAAGGCACTCCTTGAAGACCAATTACTCAGCGGAGACTGGTTGTTGACTGGTCATTGAAGACTGGTCGCTCTTGGAAGATTAATTGCAAAGCGGAGACCTGTTGTTGCAGTGAAGACTGGTCACTTTTTGATGACTAATTAGTATATATTGGAAAGCGATTGTTACATTGAAGGCTGGTCGCTCTTTGATGACCAAAGGCTATTTTGTGGAGACTGGTGTCACATTGAGTCCTGGGTACTCGATGAAGACTAATTGCTACACAGTGGAGACTGTGGTTGTTTTTCAAAAACTGGTCACTCATCCAAGTCCAATTGTTGTACTGTGGAGACTGGTTCACTCATAGAAGACCAAGTGCTTCACAGTTGAGACTGGTTGTATTATTGAAGTACTGGTAACTCAtttagttgtgactttgtcctcagacGGTCGATTTGGGACTTTCCTGTGGTGGACATGAAGAGGCTTGCCGTTTTGAGGTTTGCTGTGTTGCCCCCGTTTTTCCTTGACATCTGTGATCAGGGCAAAAATTTTTGTCAtacgtcatacatgtataatggggTACAGTACAATTTAGTAGGATGTACACTGGTGTCTGCTCTACACATAGCAATGATAAGGACAAGTTTTTATGCCTCTCCATGTGCCACTCTCAATTACCACAATGGCTTTTGGGTCATTGTGCCCAGCTTTGGCCTACTGTTGAAGTAACAGTAAGAAGTTTGGTACATTTCAGAGCCCAGGAAAAAAAACTTTGTGGAATATTTTGAGAAGGGAATAACCTTTGACTTGATGCCAAAAGAacagtcaaatcaaaatcgtccATCTGATACAAAATTACTTTATTATCTTACATTTGTACAAACAAACGAAatgaaaacatgacaaattgGCAAAAAATTCTGATAACATGATTCACAAAATGTAGTACCAACTTAATATGCTACAAATGCATAAGTGACCAGGGTCCCACACTTTATCACTACACACTGTCTTAATGTTGTCCCACACATAGCCATCTTTATACATGTTAGTAGTAGCAGTAAAAAAAAGCCCCACTCCAATTTTTGACCCACCGTGTACCAATACATTTACGGACAAAAACATGAAGAACTCTTTCAACCGCAccaaacaatgtacatgttgataataataatatttggCCTAATGGTACACAAGATTTACAAATATCATTTGGCTTTCCCAGTGACCTTTTGTGAGCCAATATatacatattcatattcataatgaGATCTCTGTTCATCAGATTTGTTTGAAAGTTACAAATGTCACAGCAAACTTTGCACAGGTTTcctagacatacatgtacacataggCCTCCATCACCGACATTAAAAACAAAATGCTATCAAAACCTAACagcaccaatattttcaaaaaggcAGAACAAATTTTACATGTCAGTACATTGCACTGTAGTCTTAGCCCTGAAACCTCAAAATTGGAACAATTCTAGAAACGAATCCTCTAAGTCACAATAAAAAAAAGAATTACAACATCACAATGAAGGAGCAATCTTTTGCAGTCAACACATTAGGCAGGGAGCACTCGGGCCTCTTTGACTAAAACATGAAACGTATTTTACCAAGGGCATGCAGCATGAAAGAAACAATGGTGAATATAGAACCTTCCTCCTCATATAGATTTGATTGCCACAGGTATACTGTCAAAGTCCACTCTCATTGTCGTTTTGTCAATTGGTTGCACACGTTCTATGGGCATCCCAAGCCCAGACATATGTTGGAAAAACGCCTCCTTTTCCACCTGAACTGTCATGTTGTTGATTccaatttctttaaaaatggCAGTAACCTGAAAAAGGAGAATATTATGATTTCAATTAGAAAATTCTTCATGATTTAAATGGCATATAGCTAGTTAGAACCAAGTTCAACTAAGGGGAGTCATACTCCAAGTCGTACTAACCTGTTTGATTATTTTCTGTTCGGCAGCATCCGGTGAGACATGGATGTGCAGCATGCCGCAGTAAACTTTGGAGGAATGTTGCCAGAAATGCTGCTGTCTATATGAAGTCACACCTTCGATGGATAATACCTGGAAAATAATGATAGACATTATCATCCTGACACTTTACATACAACAATCAATTTCAGCTAGAAAATTAAGAGAGAGTTGCTACTTGGTTCCCCTTAAAGACAGTGAAGAGAGTTATAATGATGAgacaattacaaaaaaaatcaaGCAAATGTCTTTGTTTCAGAataatatgtgactcgctctaccaaaactaggcgcttgtcgcatctgaactcgacaggttgatacggacttgttgttcatttccctattgtagaccttttgtgaaatctattacaaactgatttggtcacatttcacaaaaggtctacaatagggaaatgaacaacaagtccgtatcaacctgtcaagttcagatgcgacaagcgcctagttttggtggagcgggtcacatatgaagAAAATGTTTGTAACTTGGGGACTTCCAACTCCTTTGGCTGTCCAAGGACTCATATCACAACGGTAAAGTTCTTACTATACCTTTTGTAAACCCTGCCCTAATTCCTTTTGTAATTCTATAGGAGTTCTGAGCAGCATGATGAGGGAAGCTTCTTTCAACAAGGGTATTACACTCAGGAATATCATCACAGCTATAAACAATGAGCAGATTGGATCCGCGATATTCCAACCAAAATTTTCTATCAGTATGGATGAGATGATGACTCCGACACTGCCCAGTGTATCGGCTAAGACATGAAGGAAAACTCCTGAAAGAGAAGAGGGATTGTGTTCAATGAATATCTGAAAAGCGGTGTCTCAAGCAGTGCTTCACTAGTATGAGCCATAGTTCAAACTTGGACAAAAGTAGTGAAAGTGACCACTTTCCATCACATTTTCAAGTCCACAAATAGACTGGAAttataaaatgaaatgactTCTTCAACATACTCTCAAAATGGTTTATGTCACAAGATCAGATTTGAATATGATTATTTCTTTACCTTCCATATTTGTATTATGATGAGGATGATCGACTTGCACTTGACTCCCATGACTATGGCCGTGACCTCCGTGACTATGGCCATGACCCTGGCCAGCAGGGGCGTGACTATGGCCATGTCCTCCACCGTGGCTGTGACCATGCCCGTGACTGTGGGCATGGCGGAATGCACAAATACCAATGAGGTTAACTAAAAGACCCAGGACAGAAACGGTCTGAAATAGAATGAGGTGACAAACTTTGAGGGCAGAAAGTTTTAATCAAATTTGGCAAAGATTCAATATTGTTTTGGAGATGAAGTAGAAAAGGATTTCTTAGGGATTTTCGTTATCATTTGGTTACTCTCACTAAACTTTGGCTTTCGCCTCAATCACATGCACACTGCATGTACAGACATGTAGCGACTGAACAAACCTCAAACATGTTGAGCATAGAATGTGATCAGTGTGCATTGTGCACCTGTACATGTACCCTCAGGTAGTGGAATGCACTGGTGTCAAGTGGTTATTTAAAACAGGTAGGATTCCAACAGCTGCATAGATCAACAATCTAACGATGACAATACATCATATAAATCATCAAGAGTATCGTGTCACTAAACCTTCATAGACTTGAATGCTCAACCTACCAGCAGACGATCCGTATTGATTTCCGGTGGATCAAATACTCTACCAAGGGCAGTGGTAAAAACAAAGAAAGCTATCGTAGTCAAGAACAATCCATTGATGAAACCAGATAGCACCTCTATTCGGTCATACCTGAAAACAACAAACACCATCAGATAAACACGCGAAACATTCCATCAAGAGTAGATTAGagtaatcatacatgtacaaataggGTGGAACTTACACTAGACTACTGGACAATGCATTTCACATTCATCACTTACCCATAAGAAAATATCCTAGTAGCTTTCCACCTCGACATCACAGCAGCATAAAGACCCATCACTAATGCAGAACAGTCAAACAACATGTGGAAACCATCCGATATTAGACCAAGACTGTTCGTCCACACACCGTATACAAGCTCAACAAACGTAAACAactgaaacaaatcaaaacaatatTATAGTACCCGGTACTTCACTTTTAGCAATACATGTCACTATTACTTTTTAAACAGCTACAAAAGTTTTCATCTCAAGACAAGACAGTATGTGTCAATTATCACACCATAACCTGTCTATACACATGACTGCATGTAGATACTGGTCTGCAAGATCCATTCCCAGGGGAACATTAGTTTCACTCTGGCtacaatactgtaaaccacaaaaTTTTCATGCCGCTAATTTTTCCAATTTGTAAAAGATTTGGGGGGCAATCCCACTGGATGGAGAGTCAAAACAGTTGATAttaactacagggtggcccagaattattttcccttgcacaatagaattctatggTGTACCCATTGtgtgaaggaaaataattctgggccatccTATAGCATGCCATCATCCCAATATAGACCAAATGTAGTATTGCACTTACCAAATTAATGCACAAAAAGTAAAATATTTGTCTTGAATCTGAATTTTCAAGTATCTGTTTGAGTCCATTTTTGGCAATCACAATGACAGAGTGTGAGGTTCGTTGCAAGGCATCTCCAGCGAAGCTATAGAGAGGTTGACCGCTGGAGGAGTATCCGATGAAACTGCCTCTCGATCCACGACTAGGACTTGTGAGGATGGTGGTGGCTAAAATAAGAAGAGGGAATACGTGATTTTGTTTATTCACCCTAACATGATCAAGTCTCCAAAGAGCTCAGTGTTGTCACCGCTCAGTTACCACATGCCCTTTCTTCTGCAGTTCATGCTTCAAGTGCATTCTAAGCCAAAGTTCATGACTTTTGAATACATTTACAAATACATCTTCGGGATCGCTCCCAAGATGACTTTTGTGTTTACTGGACCTCCCCTGTGATGGcagtagtggtggtggtgatgatgagggcagcgcaatgattgtgagaCTCACTCAAGTAGCGTCACAACTGCCTCAATGATGACGGTGGCGATATCAAAAAGATCTCGATTTACCTCAGAACAAAAATCTCGCCATCACTTACCGAATATGATCaggatgatgctgaaaatgaCGCCACCAGACAAGGCATGTTCTTCTGCAATTATCTCTTGGATATGATGATGTATCGTCACTTTAGCTTTGTATGCCTCACTCCAGAATAAACTCAGAATCAGCCCGGAGACAAATATACTAATCGAGCCATACTTGGCCACATTGACAGCTTCTAGTCGATTTGTTGCCACCGCTTCGATGTAATAGTCCAACACAAATATGACGAGTGTCGCAACAAGGAAGGGCAAAACCAGTGACATGGAGGAGACTTCTTTTTCCACCTGAAAGCAGGACGGAAAAATAATCAGCATTTAAAGACGTACATGTGTTTCTTGTTTACTTTTAGACTGGTTGGTCTTTCACTCACTAACTCACTCCTGCAACTTGCCATTTCTatacaataataataatgtcacgcatttatatagcgctcctcagtaacggaactgttaaagcgctttgggatatcacattattaccccggtctccacagaaatcaatcaggggtttcaaggagcaaccagaaggcgctcacttgaacttgctagtcggggaaccaaggagtgactcggccgggagtcgacccacgacctcctgatcatgaggccgactctcttccactgcgctaccgctgcccctataTCAACTGTACCTCCACTTCTCTCCTTAACGGTCCCTGTCAGCACCTCTCCTGTGACTCTAACACTCTCTATACCATGGAACATTAAATCAATCCACCACTTACAGTGGAAAATAAGAGTGCAGCTTCCCACTGGCAAGGAACAACCTTAcaattttggattttggaaAATCTAAAATGAATCAGTTAGGCAATCAAAAATTCTACTCACAACTTTCGTGAAGTATATAAACAATGCCCATGGTAGGAGCAGGAAAAAGGACATCAGAGTTGAAATGGCATGGAGACGCTTGGCACCTCCAACAGCAATGGACAACTTCTTGGAGACATTCGTGTAGACTGTGTTCATACATAGGGTTATGAACAACAGGAACACACCACCCTGAAAAAACAGACACGTATATCATATTGTTAACAAAATTAGTATATGCTTCCATATAGCATGGATTGTCTCTGCAGCACACCAGTCCATCCAGACACTACCAAATTGCTATATGGTTCAGTAAACCCAGACATGCTCATGGGTTTCATTTGTTAATCTCAAAATATGAATATCACTACACTATACTACCATATAATTTTGTCATGAAAAAAACATACCGTATTAGTAAAATCTAGCGGTACAAGTACATCTTAACAATTATTTAAGACTCATATACAGACCCAAAAATCAAGTTCATCAACTTGATTTAATATAATCCAAAGGTTCTATTATCACAAGCAATGTACAAACAGTCAATATTTCTTttactttgaatttttttgattttttcgaacttgtttgtGATAATACAAATGTTGACCTCAAGTATACAGGGTTTACAAAAAAGTGTCACTTCAATGGGCTTGCATCAGTTTCTGTACTAACCTTATGATCAGAGAGTCCTATCCATGAGGTGATATGGTAGAAAGTGTGGGTAATGATACTACTGTGTTGGTGGTTTGCTTCAGTCACTGAACAATATAATCAAGGAAAATCACAAAACCTTGCGGTATTTTAGAGCTTACATTTTGGCAGATTTCTTAATAGATCACCACATCAATTATTTTCAGGTATGGAAAACATAAGGTgattctttgatattttgtgaaaaattttcATGCAAATCCAATCTGTTAGAAAATTCACATAGCCACCGAGGAAGCTAGAGAAAATTGCTTTACTGATTCCAGCGAAAAGGATACAGTGATGCTGTTTATCCTCCATATTGGCTGCGATATCATCATTGTCAAAAAGCAGCAGGCTCACAACCGCAATCAGAAAGAACACTGCACCACGCAGCTGAAAAATAGTAGCAGTAGTATTGAGAACAGACAGAAGATTCACGCATATTGGATGATGGAATATCGACAAGACTCTCTCTACATGATGTTAAGGTCATCCAGGAGGGCAAGGTGACATATCAAATCAAGACTACCAAAACTTATGTCATACTCGCTGTCATAGGACTATGAGATACAAACCTTTGCTGGGCCACCTCCCGCACTCGTGAAGAGTGCGCTCGCTCCGGCTATCATGACCAACTCGCTGTGTTCAAACAACAATATGGTTCTCAGGGGACCACAAAGGGTGAGCCCAAAGAACCACAACAGGTTGATTATACATCCAAACACAGCATGTCGACTTATTCGAAGCCACTGgtgttttgtaatttttggtCCACTGGAAAAAGGCCTCTGTAGCAACACCAACACAACCGCAGACCTGAAAGAAATGACCACTGGTAAGTTTCtgcatttcaaatatttttttagtaTACATGCACAAATGAAGACCGTATTCTGTCTAAGGTCAATTGTATGGAATTAACTTGAATTTCCAATGTGTTGAAGACATATGCAAGTTTATGTGAATATTTAATTCAAAAATAACACAACATTAAATAAAAAGTTTCTTCTCAAACTGACCCGACAGATGTACACATGTTGTCTTGAATACAATTTGTCCAACCTACCCGAGTTTGACAATACAGAGAAACTGGACGACATGGACAACTTTCAGAATATCATAACTGAGGAAGAATCCAAAGGCTCTCATAAATTTAGACACAACCAGGAGGATGAGGTATGGACCAAATCTGA
This is a stretch of genomic DNA from Lineus longissimus chromosome 2, tnLinLong1.2, whole genome shotgun sequence. It encodes these proteins:
- the LOC135482840 gene encoding proton-coupled zinc antiporter SLC30A5-like isoform X1, whose amino-acid sequence is MADRYGSSIGGLLPSRAIYPASSFRFGPYLILLVVSKFMRAFGFFLSYDILKVVHVVQFLCIVKLGSAVVLVLLQRPFSSGPKITKHQWLRISRHAVFGCIINLLWFFGLTLCGPLRTILLFEHSELVMIAGASALFTSAGGGPAKLRGAVFFLIAVVSLLLFDNDDIAANMEDKQHHLTEANHQHSSIITHTFYHITSWIGLSDHKGGVFLLFITLCMNTVYTNVSKKLSIAVGGAKRLHAISTLMSFFLLLPWALFIYFTKVVEKEVSSMSLVLPFLVATLVIFVLDYYIEAVATNRLEAVNVAKYGSISIFVSGLILSLFWSEAYKAKVTIHHHIQEIIAEEHALSGGVIFSIILIIFATTILTSPSRGSRGSFIGYSSSGQPLYSFAGDALQRTSHSVIVIAKNGLKQILENSDSRQIFYFLCINLLFTFVELVYGVWTNSLGLISDGFHMLFDCSALVMGLYAAVMSRWKATRIFSYGYDRIEVLSGFINGLFLTTIAFFVFTTALGRVFDPPEINTDRLLTVSVLGLLVNLIGICAFRHAHSHGHGHSHGGGHGHSHAPAGQGHGHSHGGHGHSHGSQVQVDHPHHNTNMEGVFLHVLADTLGSVGVIISSILIENFGWNIADPICSLFIAVMIFLSVIPLLKEASLIMLLRTPIELQKELGQGLQKVLSIEGVTSYRQQHFWQHSSKVYCGMLHIHVSPDAAEQKIIKQVTAIFKEIGINNMTVQVEKEAFFQHMSGLGMPIERVQPIDKTTMRVDFDSIPVAIKSI
- the LOC135482840 gene encoding proton-coupled zinc antiporter SLC30A5-like isoform X2 — protein: MADRYGSSIGGLLPSRAIYPASRFGPYLILLVVSKFMRAFGFFLSYDILKVVHVVQFLCIVKLGSAVVLVLLQRPFSSGPKITKHQWLRISRHAVFGCIINLLWFFGLTLCGPLRTILLFEHSELVMIAGASALFTSAGGGPAKLRGAVFFLIAVVSLLLFDNDDIAANMEDKQHHLTEANHQHSSIITHTFYHITSWIGLSDHKGGVFLLFITLCMNTVYTNVSKKLSIAVGGAKRLHAISTLMSFFLLLPWALFIYFTKVVEKEVSSMSLVLPFLVATLVIFVLDYYIEAVATNRLEAVNVAKYGSISIFVSGLILSLFWSEAYKAKVTIHHHIQEIIAEEHALSGGVIFSIILIIFATTILTSPSRGSRGSFIGYSSSGQPLYSFAGDALQRTSHSVIVIAKNGLKQILENSDSRQIFYFLCINLLFTFVELVYGVWTNSLGLISDGFHMLFDCSALVMGLYAAVMSRWKATRIFSYGYDRIEVLSGFINGLFLTTIAFFVFTTALGRVFDPPEINTDRLLTVSVLGLLVNLIGICAFRHAHSHGHGHSHGGGHGHSHAPAGQGHGHSHGGHGHSHGSQVQVDHPHHNTNMEGVFLHVLADTLGSVGVIISSILIENFGWNIADPICSLFIAVMIFLSVIPLLKEASLIMLLRTPIELQKELGQGLQKVLSIEGVTSYRQQHFWQHSSKVYCGMLHIHVSPDAAEQKIIKQVTAIFKEIGINNMTVQVEKEAFFQHMSGLGMPIERVQPIDKTTMRVDFDSIPVAIKSI